The Campylobacter concisus genome segment TCTTAGGATCTGGAGTCGCTTCATAAGCACGAAGAAGTGGATAATACATCTGTCTTGTTACAGGACCAGTGCAAAGCAAAATATCAGCGTGTCTTGGGTTTGCTACAAGCTTAAAACCAAAACGCTCAGGGTCCCACATCGGCGTAATAGCTGCAAAAATTTCTATCTCACAGCCGTTACAGCTTCCGCAGTCGATCCTATAAACGCTAAAGCTTCTTTTGATATTTTTTAGATGCTCTAGCTTTGCAGTTAGATCATTTGCTGTTTTTATGTCCTCTGGGACTTGATATAGACTCATTTTATAGCCTCCTCAATGCCTTTTGTTAGCCTCTCAGCAGATTGATTTTTCTTGCACTCTGGGCAGATATAAAGGTAGTCTTTTGCCTCTTCGAGTCTGCCTGGGAGTAAATTTGCTGTGCCAAGCTTTTCAAGGGTGAAATTTATAAGCCTTTTTGGTGTAAATGGCTTGCCGCAGCATTTGCAAGTTTGCATCTCGAGCTCACCTCTTTGTATAAGAGCGCTCTTGTCAAATTTAACCGCAAGCTCAAAGCTATCGCTAAGTCTTACAGCTCCAGTTGGGCAAACCTCATCGCAGCGACCGCAAAATATGCAGCGTCCGCAGTCAAATTCCCAAACAAGCTTTGTTTGCTCATCGTTCATCTTAAGCTCTATTGCGTTACTAGGACAAGCGATACCGCAAGCTGCACAACCTATGCAAAGATCGTATGTATAGTTTGGCTGACCGCGGAAATTTTCAGGAACAATATATGGCTCAAATGGATAGGCGTATGTCGCCTTTCCATATTTTTCTGTGATGTCAAATAACTTCATCATCTTAAATCCTTCTTACTAACCCCGCCATCTTGACAGAATTTTTTAAGGTCTTTTTCTGTTAAAATTTTACTTTTTTTAGTCCTTACATCAACCAAAGTAACACGCTCTGTACATGAGTAGCAAGGGTCAAGTGAGCAAACGATAAGCGCAGCGTCACTTATGTTATTCCCTCTGAATTGATATCTTAGGCTTGGCCAGTTGTTGTATGTTGCTGCTCTGCATCTCCAGCGATATACTTTTTGAGCGCTGCCTTGCATGATCCAGTGAACATTCTCGCCACGTGGTGCTTCATCATGACCAAGTGCAAAATTTTCAGGTTTGATCATAGTGACAGGATCGATCATGATCGGAGTTTGAGGCATTAGCTCAAAGCACTGGCGGATGATGTGGATAGAGCTTTTTAGCTCTTTATATCTAACCATCTCGCGAGCAAAAACGTCGCAACCATGCTCAACTGCTACTTCAAATTCTATCTGTTTAAAAAAGTCGTATGGGTGATCGTAGCGGTTATCACGTTTAAAGCCAGAGCCTCTCATATTTGGACCAACTGGGCTAAAGTCACGTGCTATTTGGCGGTCTAAGATACCCACACCTTTCCAGCGTCCGATTTGGCGTTTATCCTCCATAACTGCGTCCCAAATTTCTGAAATTTGAACGTCAAGTTTGTTAATGATCTCGATGCCTTTTTTGATCTCTTGGTTTGTCATATCACGTCTTAAGCCGCCCATAACGACGTTGCCGTATGTTTTACGTCCACCAGTTACAAGCTGAGCTAGCTCCATAGAGTACTCACGAACTCTAAAGATATGCATGAAAGCGTTGTAGTTACCAGTGACCTCACAAGCTAGACCAATATTTAAAAGGTGGCTGTGAAGACGCTCGATCTCAAGACAGATGACGCGTATAGCTTGAGCTCTTAGTGGAATTTCAAGCTTGATAGCTTTTTCTGCTGCTTCGATACAAGCGATAGCGTGAGCATAACCACAAATTCCACAAACACGCTCTGCAAGATAGCCCATCTGATCATAGTTCATTCTATTTTCAGCTAGCTTTTCCATACCGCGGTGTTGATAAAAGAGGCGGTAGTCAGCGTCGATAATCTCGTCGCCGTCACAGAAAAGTCTAAAGTGACCTGGCTCATCTGAAGTAATATGTAGTGGTCCAAGTGGCACATCAACTACTGCATCACCTGTTGGGAACAAAAACTCAGAATCAGGCTCATCTCTATGGTCAACTGGATCAGGGCGGTAGCGATAATCCATCGCATCTTTTCTAAGTGGATGAAGTCCATCTGGCCAGTCATCACTTAAAACTAGACGCCTTTTATCAGGCAAACCTTCGGCTACAAGACCAAACATATCATAAGCTTCTCTTTCATACCAAACACAAGCTGGCACTAGCGGAGTAACTGATGGAAATGTCGGATCGCTTCCAGGAATAAGCGTTTTAACAGTAATAAAGCACTTATCCTCAGGTGCAAAATCATCCGCTTCAGTCATCTTGCTACCTTCCATTGAAAGAGCATAATAAAGAGCAAAGCTGCCATTTATCTGGCGCTCATCATTTGGTATCATCGTGCTTATAAAGCCGCCAATATCATAATAAAGTGTTTTAACAGCTAGTGGAAGATCATTTCTATCAACCAAAACTGTGATTTGATCGTCTGCTTGACGAGTTACCTCTAAAATTTTTACTTTAGTTTTTAGGATTTCAACAAATTTATCGCCTCTCATTTTAAAGCTCCCATCATTATATTAACACCGTTATCTACTAGCGTATAAAAGCTATCTACGTGCCATACGCCAAAGATTATGATAAGGGCACAAAGTGCTATAAGAGGTAAATTCTCTAACAAACTCATCTCTTTATTATGAACAACCACACCTTTTGGCTCGCCAAAGCTTGCCATATTAAAGTGTGCAAAGTCAGCTATGAAAATAACTGCAAGTGCAATAGCAAATAGCACAACTGCGATATATTGACCGCTTGTGATAGCTCCGACAAAGACGTTATACTCACTAACAAATATAGCAAATGCTGGAACACCAACTAGTGAGCAAACAGCCGCGCCAAACATTATAGTTGTAATTGGCGCGATCTTAACCATGCCGCCCATCTTACTCATATCTTTGTGGCCGTAAATTCTTGCTATGTTGCCTGTTGAGCAAAATGCCAAAGCTTTAGTAAAGCTGTGAGCTAAGCAGTGAAATATCGCTGCAAATAGACCAAATTTACCGCCAACACCAAGTGCAAATGCGATAACACCCATATGAACGATTGAGTGGTATGCAAACATTCTTTTTACGTTGTGTTGTCTGATTAGGAAAAATCCTGCTACAAAAAGAGTGATAGTTCCTGAAACGATCATTATGCCCTCAACAAAGCTAAATCCAACAGCTTGAGCTGTGATAGCGTAGTATCTTAAAAGTGCTAGCATCGCACATTTTAAAAGTACGCCTGATAGCAAAGCTGAGATAGGCGCTGGACCTTCAGCATGAACGTCTGGTAGCCAAGTGTGAGTTGGAGCAAGACCAGCTTTTGTACCAAAACCAATTAGAGCAAATACAAAGATAAGCTTTGCTGCATCTGGGTTTAAATTTTTAGCGTTTGCCATTATGCTTGAAAATAGCATAGAAGCTTCGCCATCTCCTAGAGTACTAAATGTGGCTGAATATAAAAGAACAGTCGCATAAAGTGCAAATGCTAGACCGATTGAGCAAAGAACGATGTATTTATAGCCACTTTCTGTTGATTTTTGGTCTTTGTGGATAGCGACCAAAAATACTGAAGCAAGAGTTGTTGCCTCGATAGCTGCCCACATAAACGCAACGTTGTTGCAAATAACGCTTAAAGTCATTGTAAAGATAAATACATGGCTTAATGCATAATATTTTTTAAGATCACTTAAGTGGATGTGTCCGTCTTCAAGTTCCCATCTCATGTAGTGGATAGAGTAGAAATTTACTATAAATCCAGTTACAGCGATAAGCACCAAGAAAACACAGCCCAAGCTATCTAAAAATAAAAATTTATCAAAACTATAAAAAGTTCCGCTACTTAAGACTTTAAGAACATTGTTAAGTAAAGCCACCGATGTCGCAGCAGAAAACAAAACGTGAAGTCCGCTTAATACGGCATAATTTTTAGGACTCAAAAACAAGACCAAAGCACCAAGGAGCGGTAAGATAAGTATTAAAGCTAAACTATCCATCTCTAACCCCTTAAATTTGAAGCTTTAGAAGTATCTAAGCTATCATAAGCTTTATAAAATCTAATCGCTAAGACGCTCATGATAATAACGGCAAATATCGCATCTGTTAAAATTCCAAGCTCGACTAACTCATGTGAGTTATAAGCCATTAGAGCAAGGCTTAGGTGGATACCGTTTTCAAACAAGCAGTAAGCTAGAATTTGTTTTATAAATGAATTTCTTAGCATGAAGCCAAAAATTCCCATCATAAAGACCGTTCCAGCTGCTATTAGCATGATCTCTTCTTTGATAAGAGAGAATTTTAAAAATATAGGGTGGATACTCATTGAAAGAGCTAGAGAAAATCCCATAGCAATAACAGGACTTACAAAAAATCCACCAACTGGCTCATCTTCGCTAACTACGCCAAGTTTTTTGATAAGCCAGAATAAAATTCCTGGCACAAGCAAAACTTTGGTAAAAAATGCAATGATCGCCCAAGTTTTGAGCTGCTCGGCGTTAAATTTCTCAGATAACAAGAAAAATATACTAACTAAAAGTAGTGTCTCAATCGCATAAGCGATGATTGAGAGTTTCAAGCTTCTAAGACCAAAAACCGCAAGCGAAGTTACGATCATGCAAATGGCTAAAATATCAAGTGTTTGCATCTCACACTCCTACTACATAAAGTGTTAGTGCAACAAACGAGATAGCAAGTGCACCAAGTGCATTTTTGCGTAAAGATGAAGTCATTTTAAAGCGTGGTCCAAAGTTGTCTATAAAGACAGCCGCTACGTAAAATACTCCAGTTTTTATCACAAAAACGATAATAGCTAAGAAAGGATTGCTAAAATTCCATGGCTCAAATATAGTTAGGAAAAGTCCGATCATAGCAAACTGTTTTAATATAAGTGATGCTTGAACCAAACCAAGGTCGCTACCTGCATACTCGCCAAGCAAGCCTTCTTGAAGCTCTTGCTCAGCTTCAGCTACGTCAAATGGTTTTCTACCAGTTTCAACATACATGCACCATAAAAATGCGATAGAAGCTACGGCAAAACTTGGGATTTGATATCCTATAACGCCAGTTTTTACCATCTCTTGGATCTCAATTAAATTTGATGTTTTAGCTGCAAGCATAACTACGATTAGGCACATGATCATAACTGGCTCAACATATACACCCAGCATTTGCTCCCTGCCGCCGCCTGTTGCTGCAAATGGGTTGCCGCTATCCATTGAAGCTGCACCAAATACAAATCTAAGCAATGCGCCAAGATAGAGGATCACAAATATATCTGAATATGCTCCAAAAACAGTATCTTTGCTATATGTTATAGGTATAGCAGCTAGCACTGCAGCTGAAGTTGCAAAAAGGAAAAATGGAGCCCATCTAAATACCCAGTGTGAGCACTCAGGCACAGTTCTTCCTCTTCTAAAGAGTTTTATAATATCGCGATATGTTTGAAAGAAATCGCTACCTTGTTTTGATTGAAGTCTAGCTCTTAGTTTTCTTGCCATACCATCAAACAAAGGAGCTACCAAAACGATAACGACTACTTGAAATATCATTAAAAGTATAGTTTGCATTTTCGTCTCCTAAACTAAAAAGTAGCCCACAGCAAGTATGGCACAAAGATAAATTAGGATATAAAGCGTATAGATGTTTGTGTATCCGCTTTGAACGATGCCTAGTTTATCGGCAAATTTCATACACCATTTGATGACTGGCTCATAAAACATTCCCCACCAGATATCTTTTGGATGGTTGTGATATTCAACCGCGTCAAAATAATTTCTAGTAACGATCTTTTTATCAGCTCTAAATAGCCATTGCATGATCTTTCTAAGATCGCCTGTAAATGGACCACCTGTCATTTGCATACGTGAGCTATATTTAAAGCCGCATGCCCAAGGATCAGTCTCGCGTGGTTTATCTCTATTTGCTTTCATAACAGCAAGGATGATAAATGGCAAAATCATAGTCGCACATAAAACTAAAGCGATAAGCGGAGTTGAGATCATACTGCCTATAGGTGAAGTTACATTTATAGCACCAAGGCTAGCTTTATAGTCGCTTATAGCGATAGAATTTACAGCTTGCATGATGTAATCAACTATGTAGTTTGCGCCAAGGCCAAAGCCAACGCAGCCTATCATTAAGATGATCATACCAAGAACCATGCCTATTGGACTCTCTTTAGCATTTTCCCAAATTTTTTGATCTCTTGGAGTACCTGCAAAGATAACAGCGTAAAGTTTGAGGTGCATGCCGACCAAAACGCCTGTTAGCGCAAGAGCTACGACACCAAGTGTAAATGCATATCTAACTAATGTTCCCTCGCCCATCGCGCCTTGAAGCATACCTTGATATGTAAACCACTCTGAAACAAAGCCATTTACTGGAGGCAAAGCTGCTATACCCATGATACCTATAAACATACCAAGGCTTGTCCATGGCATTTTTTTAGCAAGACCGCCAAGGATGTCCATATTTTGTGTGTGAGTAGCGTGGATAACCGAACCAGCGCAAAGGAAAAGCAGACCTTTAAATATAGCATGGTTAACTACGTGGTAGCAACCTGCTAGAAAACCTACTGCTGCTAGTGTTAAATTTCCAGCTGCAACGCCGTAAATGCCAGTACCAAGACCTAGCAAGATGATGCCTATGTTCTCAACTGAGTGATAAGCAAGCAAGGCTTTAAAGTCGTGTTGGCAAAGAGCGTATAAAACACCAAATAGTGAGCTAGCTGCACCAAGAGCGAGTATTGTAAGGCCAAAATATGTACTAAGTGGTAAGTAAAGTGTAAATTTAACTAGTGTAAATAGAGCAACTTTGATCATAACGCCTGACATAAGGGCTGAAACATTTGATGGTGCTGCTGGGTGAGCTTGTGGAAGCCAAACGTGAAATGGCCACATACCAGCTTTACTGCCAAAGCCGACCAAAAATAATGCAAATACAGCAGCAGAAGCGCCAAATGGCATCTTAACACCCATAAATGCGCTAAAGTCAAAGCTTCCTGCATAGTAGGCTGTGATAAGCAAACCACAGGTTATACAAAATGCACCGATTTGTGCGATGCCAAGATATACCATAACCGCTTTAAGTGTATTTTTACCGTCATTGACAATGATAAGAAATGATGAGATAAGAGTCATAAGCTCCCATAAAACAACAAAGCAAAATACATTATCAGCGCTAATTACTAGAAGCATTGAGAGTATAAATGTATTAAACAAACATGCAAACACGCCAACATTTGCTTTTTTGATGTACTCTTCAGCGTAGCTCATACCATAAACGCTACTTGCAAATCCAATGAAAACAACGACAAAGCTAAAGAAATTTCCAAGTGGATTTAGCGCAAATTTTGGCGAGTACAAAAAGCCATCCATAAGAGCAAAGCTATCGCTTACTCCCATATTTGCAACAAAGTGACACATCGCGTAAAAACAGCTTAAAGCGCTTAGACCAAAACCAACCTTTACAGCGGCCTTTGGAGCACAATAAAGCAAGATGCTAACGACGGCACTTACAAGAAATAGCATATAAACCGTAGTCATCTTATGCTCCTTGTCCATTTAAAATTTTAGTAGCAAATTTATTCGCTGCTTCATAGTCTATCCTCTTGCCAAGTTTATGTTTGCCCTCTTCTGGATCAATCATAACAAGAGCACTCGTTGGACAGACATCAACACAAGCTGGTCCGTTCTCACGACCAAAGCACATATCGCATTTAACAGCGATATTTTTTGCACCTGATTGTGACTCTATCTCAAGGTTATACTTTGGCTCGACAGCGTAATTTACTGAAGGCATAAGCTCTGCACTTGAGCTTATCGCACCGTAAGGACAAGCGATCGTGCACATCTTACAGCCTATACAAATTTCCTCATGAAGCTCGATGCAATTATCATTAAATCGCAATGCCCCAGTTGGACACACATTCGCACAAGGACCATCGTCGCATTGTCTGCACTGAGTTGGCATAACGCCAGTAGCTTCTCTTAGCACACTTAGCCTTGCACGTGACAGCTTGCCGCGTTCATAAGCGCTCTTAAAACATGCAGCCATGCAGGTTGCACATCCTATACAGCGTTTATAATCGGCAATCACAAATTTATGTTTTTTCATAAATTCCTCCCATTAAACAAGGCTAAACTGCCCTGCTCACTTTTAAAGTGATGGTTAGTCACCAAAATAGAGATAGTTAAATTTTTATTTAACATCTCAAACGCTCCTTCCTAATTTTTGTAATAATTCTATAACTTATAATGAATAAATTCCGTCATCTATCTGACAAATTTTGTATTTTTAAAATTAAATTTTTATTTTATATATTTTTAAGATTATCTATTAAGTATCGATTTTTAGGTATATTTATTTGCTAAAGGATAATATTTATTAATAAAATCTTCCTATAAAGAGTAAAAATATCTTAATCAAGTTTAAATTTACAAGTTAATTATTTAAGCTTGGGTTAATTAAATAAAACTGAAATTTAAAAATCTAAAATATAATCCGACCTTTAAATTTAAAAGGCTTTTTATGGGAATTTTTATAGTTATAGTTTTGCTTATTGTCGCAGTGTTTCTTTTTATGAAATTTGCCCCAGTTTTTGGTGGCGTGCCAGACGCCAAGAGCCAAAAGCTCATAGAAGCTTCGCCAAATTTTAACGGCAAAGTTTTTATAAATTTAGAGCCCACTATTGATATGGTAAAGAATAATCCGCAAGCGTCTATGCTAAATTTTGTCCGTCAAGCACTCTTCCCACCAAAAGGCAAGCTACCAACTAAGCCTTTGCCAAATTTAAAATTTGATGCAAAAGCCCTCAAAAACGGCGAGTTTATCTGGCTTGGGCACGTTAGCCTCATCTGCAAGCTTGATGACAAAACTATCATCACTGACCCAGTTTTGCACCGAGCATTTCCACTACCAATTGGCGGTAAGCCCTTTATCTACGAGCATGCTATCACCGCTAGTGACTACCCAGATGTGATCGACATCGCCCTCATCTCGCACGATCACTACGATCATCTTGATCATAAAACGATACTCGAGCTAAAAGATAGAATTTGCAAATTTCTAGTGCCACTTGGCGTAAAAGCTCACCTTGTAAAATGGGGCGTTGATGAAGACAAAATTTATGAGTTTGACTGGTTTGGTGAGCAAAAAATAGGAAATTTAAACTTCACGTTTTGTCCTTCAAGGCACTTTAGCGGGCGCACATTTAAAAGAAACGCGACACTTTGGGGTGGCTGGGCGGTTGAAGAGGCTGGCTTTAGCTTTTATTTTAGCGGAGATGGCGGATACGGCAAGCATTTTAAGATGATAAATGAGAAATTTGGCGCCTTTGATCTAGTTTTTATCGAAAATGGTGCTTATGGCGATGGCTGGTCTTACGTGCATATGAGGCCAGAGGAGTCAGCGCAAGCACTAAAAGATCTTGGTGCAAGGCTTGGCGTGCCGGTGCACTGGGGCAAATTTGATCTATCTTATCATGCTTGGGATGAGCCGATCAAGCGTTTTGAAAAGGCAGCGACAAAACTTGAGCTAAACTACGCAACGCCAATGATCGGAGAAGTTTTCACCGCACAAAATCAGCCTAGGAAAAAGTGGTGGGAGAAAATTTAGGAATAAAATTTGCTCTAAATTTTAAAATCCAAAAGGAAATGCTGATGAAAATTTCTGAAAATTTAGCAAATCTAAAAAATGTCATCGATAAAGCCGCAAAAAACGACCTTGATATGAGCGCAACTGGAAGCTTTTTACAAAATTTAGAAAAAGCAAATAAAGAGACTGAAAAAATTTATAAACAGCTAGAAAAAGAGTTAAAAAGCGATGCACAAATGTTTAAACAATTTGACTTCATGCAGATGATAACAAAGCTTCAATACGGAAACCTAAAGCCAAATGAACGTGAAAAACTGCTCAATAAAATGAGCAAGATCGCCAAGGAAATTTAATTTAAATAGGATTGATGCGGAACTAAATTTTACTATTTCTGTGAAATTTGGTGGGTTTTGGTGAGTGATTTGCTTAAAATAAATTTATTTAAATAGCGACCATTAAAACTCAGATATATTTCTATTTTCTACCTAAACGCTTGTGTATTCATAGTTTACAAGGTAGTATAGGTATACTACTGCTTTAGGTTTTTAGGCAAATTTTTAAATTTCATAAATGAGTAATTTCGGCTTTGATTTTAGTGGCAAGTCTTGCGGGACCTAAAATCAATAGTCAAATTCTTACGAGAGAATTAAATTTTAAAATTTGTAAAGCGTATAGACTATATCCTATTCTTTCATTAAGGGAGAATGGAGCTTAAATTACGGTCTGCTTGCAGTTGCGAGCTAGCAAAGCAAAAGAACTCCCTTCTCCCTTAACAATCCCTCTTCCCTGACACGTTCAAAGGGCATGCTCTAGTGCTAGAGCACTGCATGCAGTTTTGTTAATTTCAATCAAACTTTAATGAGTAATTTCGGTTCTAAAATTTGAGCTAAGCGGTAAGTGAAGCCAGATTTTAGTAGTCGGCTCTTACGAGTGAATGAAAGTTTAAAATTTACAAGACTGCTTGATTAAATTTTGTAAAAGAATAAATTTAAAGAATACCTATTTATATATGTAAATTTACCAGAGAGGATTTAAGAGCCAAAGAGGCTCTTAAATTTTAGTGTAGTTCGCTCCAAACTTTGCGTTTCCAAAGCCAAGCAAAAATTCCTAATATAAAGAAGTAGATCATGACATAAAGCCCTGTGCTCTCGCGCTCAGCCTTCTTCTTGTCGCCTACTTTTTGGATATAAGCTACCACGTCGTCTTCAGCAGCTTTATTTAAGCCAACTCTTGGCATTGCAGTACCTGGTAGCATCTTTTGAGTATCGTTTATAAATTTATGTAAATACTCATCACCTTTTGAACGGATCATCATAGATAGATCAGGTGGATTTGAGCCCATATAAGCAGCAAGGCTTACTTTATTGCTAAATGCATATTTTTTGTCATATTTCATATCATGACATCTTTGACATGCATCAGCGAAAACCTTTTCTTCAGTGATCTTATTATTTGCCTTTTCATAATCAGCAGATACCTTTTTCAAATAAGCTACTATATCGGCAGTCTCAGCATTTATATCACCACCAGCACCCATAAATGCGGTCATCGGAAATGGATGCTCGTCGTTAAATTTATGAGTTAGCTTTAAAGCCATATTTGGATTTTTAATGAGTGCAGCCAAGAATTTATCATCATAAATTTTACCAGCGGTACTAAGATCTGGTGGCACTACACCAAAGCTTTGACTAGCTGTCTCAGCATCCATACCAGCTGGCATACCTGCTGCCTCTATACCGTGGCATCCTGTACATCCAGCTGCTACAAAAGTATCAGCACCCTTTGTAGCGTCACCTTTTGTAAGGTCGATAGAGTTAATGTCATTCCAAAATGCTGTATAGTCATCAAGAATTTTTTGTGCTACTTCTACATCTTTTGTAGCCGCATCTATGCTTGCCTTATTTCCACTAGCCTTAGCAGTCTCAAGAGCTGCCTTTTTTTGCTCTAAAAAGTGCTTTGCATAGTCAGTATCTTCTTTTGAGAAGTTATACTCAGCATTTGCAGTATGAGGGTGAAGCTTTGTGTGAGCATAAGGCTCGATACCCCAATATAAAACACCTGAAAGAATAACAACAATGGCAAAAATTTTAAGCTCTTTCATAATTAGCCCCTCTTTCTTTCAAGTATTGTTATAACTGGCAACGCAATTATAAATAAGAACAAGAATAGCAATGATGAATAAAACCCTATCCAGTCATTATAACCACCTGTTGGGAGCTTACCATATATAGATAAAACGATAAGATCGACAACTAAGACCCAAAACCATATAAAAAATAGTGGTCTTTTGTGAGCTGGAGCTACAAGGTCGCTTCTATCAAGAAGAGGTATAAGCATAAATGCAACACCTGCAAACGCAAACGCGATAAGACCGATGTTATAAGCAGAAATTCCAGCTATATCAAAGAAGAAGCCACGTAAAATTTCATATTGCCACAAGAAATACCACTCTGGATATATATGTGGTGGGGTTTTTAGTGGATTTGCTGGCTCAAAGTTGATAGGATCCATTGCAAAATTGAAGTGATAGCAAACAAGATAGATGACAAATATCATAAAAAATGATACATACATAAAGTCTTTTGCCAAAAATCCTGGCCAAAATGGTATAACTTTAGATTTCGCTCTATCGCCGTGTAGATACTCTTGTGCCTCTACTTCAAAGTCTATATCTTCGCTTGTTAGGTTATTAACGTGTGGAACTCTTAAAGAGTAGAAGTGAATAACCAAAACAGCTATTGTTACAAGTGGCAATAAACAAACATGAAGCATAAAAAATCTAGTAAGTGTTGAGTCGCCAACTGCGTAATCACCTCTAATCCACTCAACTAAAGCATCGCCAATAACTGGCACACCGCCAAAAAGCTGAGTAATAACAGTTGCCGCCCAGTAGCTCATCTGTCCCCATGGGAGCATATAACCACTAAATGCCTCTGCTGAAAAACAGATAAATAGCACCATACCACTTATCCAAATGACTTCTCTGCCTCTTTTGTATGAACCATAGTAAAGTCCAGTAAGCAAGTGAATATACATAATAAGAAATATCGTAGAAGCCGAAACTGCGTGAATATGACGCCAAAGCCAGCCATACTCGACCTCTTGCATGATAGTATAATTTACACTATCAAATGCCAAATTTACATCTGGTTTGTAATACATTAAAAGTAAAAAACCAGTAACGATTAAGAGCATAAAAAGCGTTGTTAAAATAACGCCCATTGCCCAAAGAAAATTTATATTTTTTGGAATCCAGTATTCGCTAACTAGAACCTTTATAAGTTTTGTAAAAGCTAGGCGTTGATCAAGCCAGTCAATAACGCCAGTTGATTTATGAGCTAAAGACATTGCTATCCTCCTAAGCTTTTGCTACTAATTTTTCGTATTCTGGGCTTGTTTCGCCTAGAACTAGCTTGGTTCCATCAATCTTAAATGGTGGTATATCAAGTGGTCTTGGAGGAGGTCCGTATGTCTGCATTCCGTCGGCATTAAATTCGCCGCCATGACAGGCACATACAAACATTTGTTTGCTTGCTTTATACTCAGGTATACAGCCAAGATGCGTGCAAAGTCCGATAAGAACTACGTATCTAGCATCCCCTACGACAACATCTCTTTTGTCATTTTTAGCCATATCAGGACTTTTTTTGAGGATGAAAATAGGCTTTTTACGCCATTCAACCTGCCTCATTTCTCCATCTTTGATCGGACTTAGATCAACTGTTGTAAAACCAGCAGCTTTTACGCTTGGAAGTGGATCCCAAGTCTTTTTAACAGCCACTAGTGACATAGCGCCGCCGACAGCTGCCACAGCACCAAACGCAAGGCCGATAAAGCTACGTCTTTCTTGCTTTAC includes the following:
- the hyfE gene encoding hydrogenase 4 membrane subunit; protein product: MQTLDILAICMIVTSLAVFGLRSLKLSIIAYAIETLLLVSIFFLLSEKFNAEQLKTWAIIAFFTKVLLVPGILFWLIKKLGVVSEDEPVGGFFVSPVIAMGFSLALSMSIHPIFLKFSLIKEEIMLIAAGTVFMMGIFGFMLRNSFIKQILAYCLFENGIHLSLALMAYNSHELVELGILTDAIFAVIIMSVLAIRFYKAYDSLDTSKASNLRG
- a CDS encoding hydrogenase 4 subunit F, whose protein sequence is MDSLALILILPLLGALVLFLSPKNYAVLSGLHVLFSAATSVALLNNVLKVLSSGTFYSFDKFLFLDSLGCVFLVLIAVTGFIVNFYSIHYMRWELEDGHIHLSDLKKYYALSHVFIFTMTLSVICNNVAFMWAAIEATTLASVFLVAIHKDQKSTESGYKYIVLCSIGLAFALYATVLLYSATFSTLGDGEASMLFSSIMANAKNLNPDAAKLIFVFALIGFGTKAGLAPTHTWLPDVHAEGPAPISALLSGVLLKCAMLALLRYYAITAQAVGFSFVEGIMIVSGTITLFVAGFFLIRQHNVKRMFAYHSIVHMGVIAFALGVGGKFGLFAAIFHCLAHSFTKALAFCSTGNIARIYGHKDMSKMGGMVKIAPITTIMFGAAVCSLVGVPAFAIFVSEYNVFVGAITSGQYIAVVLFAIALAVIFIADFAHFNMASFGEPKGVVVHNKEMSLLENLPLIALCALIIIFGVWHVDSFYTLVDNGVNIMMGALK
- a CDS encoding formate hydrogenlyase complex iron-sulfur subunit, which codes for MMKLFDITEKYGKATYAYPFEPYIVPENFRGQPNYTYDLCIGCAACGIACPSNAIELKMNDEQTKLVWEFDCGRCIFCGRCDEVCPTGAVRLSDSFELAVKFDKSALIQRGELEMQTCKCCGKPFTPKRLINFTLEKLGTANLLPGRLEEAKDYLYICPECKKNQSAERLTKGIEEAIK
- a CDS encoding NADH-quinone oxidoreductase subunit C, coding for MRGDKFVEILKTKVKILEVTRQADDQITVLVDRNDLPLAVKTLYYDIGGFISTMIPNDERQINGSFALYYALSMEGSKMTEADDFAPEDKCFITVKTLIPGSDPTFPSVTPLVPACVWYEREAYDMFGLVAEGLPDKRRLVLSDDWPDGLHPLRKDAMDYRYRPDPVDHRDEPDSEFLFPTGDAVVDVPLGPLHITSDEPGHFRLFCDGDEIIDADYRLFYQHRGMEKLAENRMNYDQMGYLAERVCGICGYAHAIACIEAAEKAIKLEIPLRAQAIRVICLEIERLHSHLLNIGLACEVTGNYNAFMHIFRVREYSMELAQLVTGGRKTYGNVVMGGLRRDMTNQEIKKGIEIINKLDVQISEIWDAVMEDKRQIGRWKGVGILDRQIARDFSPVGPNMRGSGFKRDNRYDHPYDFFKQIEFEVAVEHGCDVFAREMVRYKELKSSIHIIRQCFELMPQTPIMIDPVTMIKPENFALGHDEAPRGENVHWIMQGSAQKVYRWRCRAATYNNWPSLRYQFRGNNISDAALIVCSLDPCYSCTERVTLVDVRTKKSKILTEKDLKKFCQDGGVSKKDLR
- a CDS encoding respiratory chain complex I subunit 1 family protein, with the translated sequence MQTILLMIFQVVVIVLVAPLFDGMARKLRARLQSKQGSDFFQTYRDIIKLFRRGRTVPECSHWVFRWAPFFLFATSAAVLAAIPITYSKDTVFGAYSDIFVILYLGALLRFVFGAASMDSGNPFAATGGGREQMLGVYVEPVMIMCLIVVMLAAKTSNLIEIQEMVKTGVIGYQIPSFAVASIAFLWCMYVETGRKPFDVAEAEQELQEGLLGEYAGSDLGLVQASLILKQFAMIGLFLTIFEPWNFSNPFLAIIVFVIKTGVFYVAAVFIDNFGPRFKMTSSLRKNALGALAISFVALTLYVVGV